GCAACAAAACAATAAATTTCATTCTGCAATTCAACCCAGCTTCTCCCTGTCTCTTTCTTGTTCCCCAGTCTTCTCATTAATTTCCGAGCTGCTGCAAACTCTCTCCAGTTTCCATCAGCAGCACAGAGGTTTGATAACGTGATGTAAGTCCCTGCAATACCTGGCCGCAGTTCCAACACTCTACTTACTGCTAATTTTCCCAATTCTGGACGTTTATGCATTTTACAAGCTCCCAGAAATACAGCCCAAACAGTTTCATCAGGCAGAAAAGGCATACTTTTGATTAGCTCATAAGCCTCCTCAACCCTCCCTGCACGTCCTAGCAAATCTACCACACAACCATAAATCTCCTGCTCTGGCTTGATATTGTAGTCATGAACCATTGATGTAAAGTACCTTAAACCTTCTTCTACTAGACCAGCATGGCTACAAGCACCCACAACTGCCATAAAAACAATCCGATCAGGCATAATCCCAGACTTCACCATCTCATCAAACAAATCAACAGCTTCCTTTCCATAACCATGGCTGCCGTATCCTATCATCATAGAGGtccaagaaacaagattttTAGAAGGCATCCGATCAAAAGTTTTACGAGAATCCATGATGTTGCCACACTTTGCATACATATCTATCAGAGCATTATCCAGTTCTAAGTTTCCTTCAAGGCCTCTTTTAACAATTAATCCATGAACCTGTTCTCCAAAGCTCAAGACTGCCAAATTAGCTACAGCAGCCAAAATGCTGGTAAATGTGAAGCAGTTGGGACTAATACCTTCTAATTCCATTCGGGAGTATATTTTGAGTGACTTGTTAGGATAAGACTTCTCATATCCAGCAATTAAAGTATTCCATGTTATCAAATCTTTCTCAGTCATTACATGGAAACAGACATCTGCCTCGCCTAAACTACCACATCTACAGTACATGTCCATGATGGCATTCATTACAGGTGTATTGGATTCGAACCCATTCTTGACCACTATTGCATGGATTTGCTTGCTGTGCATATATGAGCCGATTGAGGTACAAGCCCTAGCTGCAATTGAAATGCAATACGGATTCAGCTCCTCTCCTGCCTGTCCACCAAAAAGACACAAAAGAAGGTGACAACTTAGACTTGCTGCGTaacaattgacaaaaaaaagatttaaacaTCATTTGCAGATCATGACTTGCACTACAATTTATCCCTCAACTGCATCTGTTAGGCGGAATcccccaaaaaataaataataataataacaacaacaacaaccacCAACACCgagcaaacaaacaaaaaaaacaaaaaaaaactaattcaaCTTCTTTCCAGAGCTTGAGGCATATAATCTAGAAGAGTATCATCTATCACATTCCGTTATTGTAATAGCATGTTTATGTTGCTGTTGGTGGATAGCAAAAGATTCAGAGAAAATACGATACTTTGATATAAAATGATACGCACAGTTTGATCATCTTCTGATTTCTTATTTGCCCACTTAATTTGTATAACTTGATCATCTTCTGATTTCTTATTTGTCCACTCTATTGAGTCAAATATAGGGAACACATCCTTGACAACATTCTAACTTCATGTATACTGATCGTTTTATAGACCACCCACTAAGATTCTAGCCATCTTATTTAGATTTTTGTTACATTCAGTGATGACAAGTGTACACCCCCTCCTTCCCATTTTAGTCTGAAATTCTTTCTTATGAAGAAAGAGACCATACAAAATTGGGATGTAGAGAGTGCATACCAGTAGCATTTGCCTAAAAACTTGAAGTGCACCATAACCATCATCCTGATGAGTGTATCCAGCAATCAATGTTGTCCATGACACAGCATTCTTTGTGCCAATTTCCCCAAACAACATGCTTGCCGCATCCATATTCCCACAACAAGTTGCATACAAGTCCAGAAGTACATTATCCACGTAAATGCATCCAGGCATGGCATATTTGATGGCCAAACCATGAACCAAAGAGCCACAAAACTGCGATTTCATGCCTTTACAAGCCTTCAGCGTGCTAGAAAACGTATACTCATTAGGTACCACGCCTCTACAGTCCCTCATCATGGCACAAAACAAACTCCATGCACGCTTGTGAAAGCTACAGGAATTATAACCGGAAATCATGGCCGTCCATGCAACTACATCTTTCCTcggcatttcatcgaacaatATCTGTGCTTCTTGTATTTGGCCATTTTCAAAGTACGATTTGATGATGTTGGTAGCCAGATATGAAGGGGGTTTCGGTAAAAATGGCGGGCTCAAATGGGTTGCTTCGGTTTGTAGCCAATGAAGCGAGTTCCTGATTGTCTGAGGGATTTGATGGTTGAAAATGGTGGACACCCGTTTTCTTGTACTCATCCGTAATGCATTATTGTACGTAACTTTTACACTATCATATGGTGTAGAAGAAGTTGGACTTCTTCGCCAACTTCTTCTGGAACAGGACTAAGAAATGCAGCAGTTCGCAATAAATATTCTgttcaaacaaaagaaacgccGCCAAGGACAAAAATTTGATTCTATTTCCACCTTTCCCTATCTACCACCGCCCTCATTCGGATGGCACATTGGGATATCAAAACTGAGCAAGATTTTGCTTTCGCTGGTCTCCCAAATCCTAATAACAGGTCTCCCTAGAGTTGGAGCTTACGCCTATAGGGCACAATAGAATTGGAGGTCTACTATATAACGCTAGCAGATGACACTAGACGAGAGAATCATTGACGAGAACTCTTAATATATTGGTGCCATATGGTAATTCCCATCACAGTTCCTTTTATGTTTTATCCGTAAACAGCAATAGCTGAATCTCAGAAAACGAAAAGCAAAGGCACTGGTTACAGCACTAATATTACAACTGCAAATCTGCAACACATCAAATTGCAGCAGCAATAAATTTACAAGCATAATCTACTACATCCCAAGTGATTGTAATACTGAAAAGTTTAGGCAGAAAGGGAAAAAACGAGGGAAAACTACAAGAAAATCTCTCCGCCCACAGCAGAGATATCATTACAAACATGACATTCTTGCTACATAATATTCATATGGACAGTCAAAGGTGGCTCTCAACAAAGCCACCTATTTGTAGTTTTGTACTTCCTAAGCCGATCAACTATAACTATTAATCGGACTACAAATGAATTATTACAATTTTACAATGATCTTAGAGCGAATCTAGTTGTGTTAACTGTTAAATCTTTGAGCTTAAAAGTGCCCTTTGCTTGCTATAACCTACAATCTAGTAACTGTACAGGCAAAAGCTGTTTCACCTTCAGCTAATCTCATTACACAAGAATCTGGGACTTGGCAGCGCCTCGGGAGCACTTCTTACGCCCGGATTTGCTAAGAGCGCAAACACAAATTTCAAGAAGGTCGTAGTCTTCTTCCCAGAATAACAGAGAAGCCATCTCAGGATTTTCCAAAAGCATTTTAGATGTTAAGTATCCAGCTATTGTCCATGTCTGGTACAGTCGGGCTTGCTTTCCAACAAATTTCCCATACCTAGTATCGTAGTATTCAGGCCAGCGATCTGCCGGAAGCCTTGTTTCTGCTAAATCAACTGCCTTCTTGGCCAGATCCGTCCTCCCCATCTTCATGCACGCCAGTGTGAACTAAAAGAAAAAACggagaaaaatattttagcaTATTCCCTAAAAtatgtaatttctttttttcaacatATTTACTTCTTGAATCTGttctcaaacaaaaataaagaataaaaaaaggTCATCCTCCTCCAATAAGTTGATCTTCAACTACCAGTGATACGGATCACATGCAATTTGTAATTTGCCCCAAAACAGAAACTGTATTACTACAGCTTAATAAAATAACTACCTGCCACAGAAGCGTAGGCCATGATCCACCATTGTGATAAGACCAAGGTCTGCAAACATCAATATCATCAAAGTCAAAATATAATCACCTCAATATCGAACCCTAGGTATAGCTAAAAACTGATAGTACAAGAGATGGAAGAAAACTCACGTATTCTTTGGGTCACTACCAGTGATTATACGCCACTCTTCAGACTCCAGAGCAGGGTAACATATCTTTAGAGGCATGAGACCCACAAGGTCATCCCACTTCGCttcaatcaaattcaaaataGCCTCATTCTGTTTCGGAGTACCCAAAGACGAAACAATGGACCAGAGATTTCCAAGAGTAAAGAATCTGAAGTCCATATGAGCTGGCTGTAGATTACCAATAAGATAACCACCTTTCTCAGGAATCCAATCCATTAACCAATGAGGTATTTGTTCAGGATAGATATTAAACTTATTTGTGGCTTCTGTAGAGTATTCCTCAGTCTTGTATCTGTAAATTTCGTTTATCTTCTTCATATCAACCCAATAATATTCTCTGATATGAAATGATAATGCACTGAGTCTATTATTAATGGCCCTTATTAGATTCTTTGATCCGTCATCTACCCGAAGCATCTCACGAGAGCAACGAAGAGCAGAGTAAAACAAGGCCTGAAGCATAAGAAATGGTTATGAATTCCATCAGCTCTGGAAGTAGTTAAATATGACAAAAACTCAATAAAAGTACTAGTAATGAGTGTTAAAATACAGGCAGAAAATATCATACAAATCACTTTGTCGATAATTTGAAGTAAATATTTCTATTCCAAACAGCCAGAGAagtaaaaatttgaaaacttaaaCAGATAATATACCACGTCACAAACATCATTAttactttttcccctttttggtgaacagaaggGCATAGACAGAGTCTATAATGGTAATCGTAGGATGCAACAGCAGTATGATTCCACTTTATCAACTACTCAATGAAAGCAAAAGAGCGTGCAGATTGTTTGAGAGATCGCAGTAATAGTAGACACTTTAGTGGTAAATAGAAGTCAAAAAGTTTCAGCAGAGGCTCTTGTTTTTCCAAACAAATCCAAATGCTATTATCAACAATTAATCAAAACATTTAACTCGTAACCTGACCATCTATACAATAAATTAACCAGTTCCCAACACAGAATATTTACTAGTACACAGGAGAGGCAAAGAACTCATGTTCATTAATAGTTCTTCCAAATGGAAAAAGCACTGCAGTGTCCTCAACCCTTCTATATGAGATGCTTATGGTATAGTTAGAATAGATACGAGAGGCATTGGGAACATGAACTTACCTGAATTTCCAATGGATGGCCATGAATACCCATCCTTCGATCAATCATACAGGAGCCATCAGTGACAAGCAATGATGGAAACATATCAAACCCATCAGACAAACACAAGTTCAGAATCAGTTTTATGCCTGTCTGAACGTCCACTCTTTCCTGTAATGCATAGTCACCAGTGATCTTTCCATAAGCCCTCAGTAAAATAATCCACCACAATCCTATCAAGAAATCCGAAAGCACAAAAACATTTCAGTATCAATTTGATACTGTAACTCAAAACACCAAGAAATTCCAAAGTCTCTAGCCAAATTGCCACCCCCTCCACTCACAAGAAAGGAGGAACCCTTAAAACTAAATTCTTTTAAATGAGATGAAAAAATACACTGACTCAAGAAAGATAGTGTAGAAGGCCATATTTCAATTCAGTTATGACACAAGGTAAATTAGTTGCAGCAATTACCACTGGAAACACACTAACCAGAGTCAACAGGAGCAACACGGCCAATAGCTGACTCCCCAAAATCTGGGTCTAAAACTTCTTCAGACTTGTTCTCATCAAGAGGGACAGTTCTTACTTTAAAACTTGCTGGCATCAACCCCTGCCCTGGACTATAACAGTCGACTGTTTTCTCCCAACTCTGGAGTAAACAAGGCAATGTAAGGGAAATTGAACAAGAAGAAATAGCACATCTAGCAGAAATAGTCCTCCATACATGCCCCATCAAGAACATGTATGTTTTTCTAGCCAATAAATTATATTTGTCATATCAAAAGCAGCAATAACATTTTGTGCAGCGGCAACACCAACATCCATTATGTAATGAGGAAAAAATCTACCAACAAGATATCCAGAAAAAAGGATTCCCATACACATGTTTAGCAAAACAAGTACAGAGAAATTCTGAAAACTATGAAAAACCACCAAAATTTTTGTGAGTCCCTGATCAATGCCAACTATCTTAGTCTCGCTTCACATTGCccatctaattatctcatagTCACTGTACTATACACCACTAGTCACATTGAAACAGTAAGttacaaaaagaaagaaaacaaaacatgtATGTTGCAGCTCGGTCTCTAGCATCGAGAATAATTCAAGCATTAACAGACAATTGTACAACAAGTGCAATATACAAAAGCAGGTAACTCATTCTAATTGCTAATGGTCATGCACTCTAAGACAATTAAAAAGCTTAAAATCAATGATCATCTAAAATGAACATATTTGTTCTTACACTGGTATAATTCTGGTTTGTTTGCTATTTTATGTACATTAAGACATAAATTTCATTCGATATTTAATCCCCAACATATGCAAAAGAAGAATTGCATTCTAGAAAGCAACCAAACAAAGCAATACTTCAAGGAACATCCCTTTTCTCAATAAAAAAAGAACCAAATTACATAGGCAACAAAATAAGCACACATTCAATTAAGATTGAACAATTATAATAAACCAACAACGTCAAAAGCAATAAACAATCACCTGCAATTGCAGAGTATGGAGGAGAAAATTCCTGACAATTTCCGAATCTCCCTTGAGTAAAAATGCAAGGGCAGATGGAACAAAATCCCTTATAAACACCTGATCATAATTGAGTGGCAACTTGTCATTTGGATCATTGGCAGCCAGAGTCCCAACAGGGCTGCCACAATACGATACCACTGCATTCTCTAACAACCTCCAAGCCTCTTTGTCCACCTCAGACTCCTCTCTGCCTACATTTTTCACCGCCTCAACAGAACTCAAACCATCAGAACTCTTATCATCTAAACTATCCTCGCCAACCTTGACATTAGGCTCTTCATTGCTAACaatattttcatccaaatcaatcTTTTCCACCACCAAAGGCTTCACATTTAGCCCACCTTGAACATAAATCCTCTCGAAATTCTTATCATTAACGCGGGTTTCAACTGAAGTTGAATAATTCCTAACAGATGCAACCCTGGCAATCACATATAGCCCCCTGTGTGATAATTTGCCACAAAGGCAAGAACTTGAGAAAATCCTTGATTGACCCCGGGTGGAACTTGGGGCAAAAAATGGTTGCTGGTTCTTTTTCAAAATGCTCTGAAGATTCACGATTCGAGTTTTAGGGGCTGTATGAAGACTCTGGTTGAATTGAAAAGCTGATGAATTTGGGGCAAAGAATTGGTGAGATTTGGGCAAAGGAATGCCCAGAAAAGGTGAAATCTTTCTTGAGATTAGAACTCTACAACAGGGTTTCATCGTCATAAAGTTGATCGATTTCATTGGTCTGCAAAGGGGATGGTTGATCAGGAACAAATATGAGCATAAAAGTTGTTTGTGCAAAGATTCGAGATCGAATTACAGAAACTTCCTGGGAAGATTGAGGTATGGTACGATGAATTATGTGGAAAATGTTCTTGGGGAATGGGAGATTGAGTTCGTTGACAGGGGCGgtttttatagttttatttcaGGCTGAAAGACGCTTGGCTGCCGTGGCGGATTCTGGTCTTTGTCTTGGCACAAAAGTTTGCCATTTACAAGCatccaaaattttgaatcacgccaaattaaattttttttttttaaaaaaaagcattttaattgtattctattttctttcctttttttttggaaattttgatttCATCTTTTTGGCTTTTGGAAAATAGCTTTTACCTTCtcttttttataaaataaaaatagtatACTAATTATTTGAgatctttcatttattttggatttttatttttatttttctttgagtGGGAGCACTTTTGTTGGCATAGGTAGAGGGCTTGTGGCTATTGAGCATTGGAATTTCTTTTTTGAAGCCTCCACCTTTTGCTCTTCTATATCAATGTTGAGTGCACCATTATGTGTGAAGTTTTAGGTTGGGGAAAGATCAGCCCCGGAAAGCTAGTAGATTTCAAGGATTCGGGCATTCTCCATTAGTAGCAATTTTCAGACTTgtttatattgtgattttttgcaaaaaaaaaatttaacttttttttaactaattttttacctcacatacatcaaattattataatatatttttctataaaaatttctaaaaataaaCAATCCAAACGGATccagccaaaacatggcatacAACTTGGGAAAAAGTGATCTTCATCACTATTCCAGCGTCCTTGTCATACATTTGGAATATGTTgagtcatttttattttttttatttttttttttttgtcgacggaGTGGGTGTCCAGGTCAAGTCCGTAaaggcggcccgactaatcccacttCGGCCCGGCCCGGCGCCCGAACCAGACCTAGCACGTTAGATGCACGGAGAAGCCGATGTTGCTGCGGAGATTCGACCCCAGGACCTGACGGTCCCGAGGAAGAGGCGCCAACCACCAGCCCATTCACGTGAGTCATTCCTTTAGCTAAAAGTCGTcctgaaaatatttttatttgttattttttactATACACTTTTTTTGCAAGGATGATGTTTGACAGTTGACAAGTCTTTGGACAAATATTGCAAAAAAATTGGTCTCCAATAAGAAATATTTTGCAACAAATTAATTGTGAGTAGATCAAGTGTTAAGAGTAAGAAAAAATCATAATGCAAGAATTGCTCTTACCATTAGTTAGTCTGCCCTGcacttcttctcttcttttctcaagGCCTCCCTACTTCTTCTCCTCTTTTCAAAGACCTCCCTttataaatttcattttattttgtttttataataaagcctcttttaaattttttaagttAGAGTTTTGTATTTCTCCAAAAGATTCCGAGTGAGAATTTTCTACTCTTCCAGAGGTTCCTATGgagatttttatgattttttttaaattttgttgttagatctgaatttattttagatctgattgtgatctgaaattttgttagATTTTGGATCTATTTCGACAAATGTCATTATAATCATCGAGGTTAAAGCGGTTTATTAGTAAATGTGACGATTGCAACATGTATGGAAGGAACTGTAACGATTTATCAATTTTGAAATTTATCTATAAATCTATAAAAACATGTTTAATTTGTCATTATAGCAGTGATGTAATCAAATCGTGTTCGACAATATTTCGAGAAATCTATCAATGaaatctgatttttattttttaggaaACAAAACACAGGTtagtccccccccccccaacttTTGCCGGTCCCCACCTTGTCATTGTGCAGTTGTGCTTACCATTGTGACGACGTTGTGACGACTGACGAGTCTAGTGGATCAGAGGAAGGTTACGTGGAATTATCAATAAAGAATAAGGAGGGGGTTACGACTTTCCTGGTTCTTTAACGAGAAACGAATTGCAAATAGAGATAAAGTTGCTTTGGTATCATTGTACAAAGAACTCACCTTAAGTAACGGAATTTACATCTCTATTCCAGTAAATTAATCAAAAGGTTAGGTCTAAACCCCAAAGCCGGATGGTTGACCTAAGAAATTAGTTCATTAGTTGCCCTTTGAGCCCTTTAATACAACTTTTCACAAATTACATAttaataattgattaattttatatatattatcagtgtatacactatcattaTTAAATATATGTCACATGTACAAATTTGCTTACGTGTCATCCATCCAATCATGATAATATATATactgataatatatataaaatttactcattATTAATATAGTATTTCTTTTTGGATTATGATAACATGATGTATTAAGAATATGTATTTCAAGTCATAAAAAAATATGTATTTCAATGTTGcttcaaatatacatatatatatatataaatagtcAAATATAAATGTAACCAAACCCAAATTGCTTTTCTACAGCTTGGCAATCAACTCGCCTTGCATAAATGCCGTAAGAGATAAGGTTGTGATGATAATTACCCGAGGCTTTCAATTTCGCTAGCCACGTTGGTTGGCAAAATAGTGGATAGagtccttcaaaaaataaaaaaaaaatagtggatAGAGCGCTTTTGTAACACGTAGGACGCTAGAGAACTTTTTCCCAatgtttttattatatttttctctcttgctGTCATATTTGTCACCACTTGTCATAACACaaacaaaatcaaattcaaCGATTTTTTCATCGTGACGATAAGATTCATACAACCTAATATATCCTATATTATAGGATGGGAAGACTAAAGAAATTATATAAGAGACTAATCTATCATATTCTATAGcttataatctaatctatatTATTTTATGGAGAGTGGAATCTAACGAAACTGTATAAAGAACTAATAAGTATATAGAGTCGATTAAATCAAAAAAGTGTTGTAATAcctctttttaaatttttttcattgcaGTCTACACGTGAGATTTGAACTTCCAATCTACAGCTCAAAGAGGAATTTAATCCGTTTTTGGTGGTTTCAAATTCAACAATTCGCACTGCATCTAAAATCTACACGTTTTTTGTCTGGCAAAGCCAGCCACGTTGGAAAGGAAAAGTGCaccaagaaaaaacaaaaaagaaaaaagtttgtATTGATCATCCACATCTTTGATTCTTATCCAGCACCATCG
This portion of the Coffea arabica cultivar ET-39 chromosome 2e, Coffea Arabica ET-39 HiFi, whole genome shotgun sequence genome encodes:
- the LOC113732994 gene encoding putative pentatricopeptide repeat-containing protein At1g56570 gives rise to the protein MSTRKRVSTIFNHQIPQTIRNSLHWLQTEATHLSPPFLPKPPSYLATNIIKSYFENGQIQEAQILFDEMPRKDVVAWTAMISGYNSCSFHKRAWSLFCAMMRDCRGVVPNEYTFSSTLKACKGMKSQFCGSLVHGLAIKYAMPGCIYVDNVLLDLYATCCGNMDAASMLFGEIGTKNAVSWTTLIAGYTHQDDGYGALQVFRQMLLAGEELNPYCISIAARACTSIGSYMHSKQIHAIVVKNGFESNTPVMNAIMDMYCRCGSLGEADVCFHVMTEKDLITWNTLIAGYEKSYPNKSLKIYSRMELEGISPNCFTFTSILAAVANLAVLSFGEQVHGLIVKRGLEGNLELDNALIDMYAKCGNIMDSRKTFDRMPSKNLVSWTSMMIGYGSHGYGKEAVDLFDEMVKSGIMPDRIVFMAVVGACSHAGLVEEGLRYFTSMVHDYNIKPEQEIYGCVVDLLGRAGRVEEAYELIKSMPFLPDETVWAVFLGACKMHKRPELGKLAVSRVLELRPGIAGTYITLSNLCAADGNWREFAAARKLMRRLGNKKETGRSWVELQNEIYCFVAGDKVGSHMEWVYRVLEKLLQHMKDAGYFPELDYFLHDLEDGT
- the LOC113732993 gene encoding alkaline/neutral invertase A, mitochondrial-like, with translation MKSINFMTMKPCCRVLISRKISPFLGIPLPKSHQFFAPNSSAFQFNQSLHTAPKTRIVNLQSILKKNQQPFFAPSSTRGQSRIFSSSCLCGKLSHRGLYVIARVASVRNYSTSVETRVNDKNFERIYVQGGLNVKPLVVEKIDLDENIVSNEEPNVKVGEDSLDDKSSDGLSSVEAVKNVGREESEVDKEAWRLLENAVVSYCGSPVGTLAANDPNDKLPLNYDQVFIRDFVPSALAFLLKGDSEIVRNFLLHTLQLQSWEKTVDCYSPGQGLMPASFKVRTVPLDENKSEEVLDPDFGESAIGRVAPVDSGLWWIILLRAYGKITGDYALQERVDVQTGIKLILNLCLSDGFDMFPSLLVTDGSCMIDRRMGIHGHPLEIQALFYSALRCSREMLRVDDGSKNLIRAINNRLSALSFHIREYYWVDMKKINEIYRYKTEEYSTEATNKFNIYPEQIPHWLMDWIPEKGGYLIGNLQPAHMDFRFFTLGNLWSIVSSLGTPKQNEAILNLIEAKWDDLVGLMPLKICYPALESEEWRIITGSDPKNTPWSYHNGGSWPTLLWQFTLACMKMGRTDLAKKAVDLAETRLPADRWPEYYDTRYGKFVGKQARLYQTWTIAGYLTSKMLLENPEMASLLFWEEDYDLLEICVCALSKSGRKKCSRGAAKSQILV